From the Planctomycetota bacterium genome, one window contains:
- a CDS encoding penicillin-binding transpeptidase domain-containing protein: MYAIRLKSVLAVLAIGAAVLLVFLLRLQVFQETRYRQEAAERLKRPPGFHPTIRGTIYDRNGVPLAQDTGAFDVAIYFPFIELSDEFVADTARRLGVAEADVRLRVQRMWQELARLTNVPPEELARRADIIRQRVRVIRETVAERHGRRIPVREETYGPRTSIPHPIVHDVDLNAVGVIGSQPDRFPGLVLVPTSKREYPYGAVAPHVVGWLGEVTQEELDGAVNADYPPGHLKRYWPGDEVGRSGVEALAESILRGSRGVYRKGIDGNFLEDIPPVPGGDVHLSLDIALQADVEAILDRGPPDAPRRRVVGAVVVLDCRTGDCLVLATSPRYDVRLVEADYPDLLRDPAGPLLNRAAAGQYPLGSVFKAVTSTAALHEGVLTPQTILVCEGILDRDHPERFRCHIYPSGHGAIELRTAIKKSCNVFFYQVGMLLGRQAGGGRDLALARDRLIQWAGRMGLGHPTGIGLPGEASGSVRVGDVRNLAVGQGELLVTPLQVAQVYGLVASDGRMPPLRLVRELAPPADAARPGLNLNPKYMAVIRDAFDAVVNEEGGTGYGRANLPDIRIAGKTGTAQAGRGADHAWFAGFAPAQNPKIAFAVIVEHGGHGGEIAGPIAREIVKACKTYGYLDDRPVAPGPEPVPPSPPKDPPPKAVG, from the coding sequence ATGTATGCGATACGTCTGAAATCCGTTCTCGCGGTTCTCGCCATCGGCGCTGCCGTCCTCCTCGTCTTCCTTCTGCGCCTTCAGGTCTTTCAGGAGACGCGCTACCGCCAGGAGGCGGCCGAACGGCTCAAACGACCGCCGGGCTTTCACCCGACGATTCGCGGCACGATCTACGACCGCAACGGCGTTCCCCTTGCCCAGGACACCGGCGCCTTCGACGTGGCCATCTATTTCCCGTTCATCGAACTGAGCGACGAGTTTGTGGCCGATACGGCCCGGCGGCTGGGCGTCGCCGAGGCCGATGTCCGCCTTCGCGTCCAGCGCATGTGGCAGGAACTGGCGCGCCTGACCAACGTCCCGCCCGAGGAACTCGCCCGGCGCGCCGACATCATCCGCCAGCGCGTCCGGGTCATCCGCGAGACCGTCGCCGAACGCCACGGACGCCGCATCCCCGTCCGCGAAGAAACCTACGGCCCGCGCACCAGCATCCCCCATCCGATCGTCCACGACGTGGACCTCAATGCGGTCGGGGTCATCGGTTCGCAGCCCGACCGGTTCCCCGGGCTCGTTCTCGTGCCGACCTCGAAACGCGAGTATCCCTACGGCGCCGTCGCGCCGCACGTCGTCGGCTGGCTCGGCGAGGTTACCCAGGAGGAACTGGACGGCGCTGTCAATGCCGACTATCCGCCCGGACATCTGAAGCGCTACTGGCCCGGCGATGAGGTCGGACGCAGCGGCGTCGAAGCCCTTGCCGAAAGCATTTTGCGCGGGTCGCGCGGCGTCTATCGCAAGGGCATCGACGGGAACTTCCTGGAAGACATCCCGCCTGTGCCCGGCGGCGACGTCCACCTCTCGCTCGACATCGCCCTTCAGGCCGACGTCGAAGCGATTCTCGACCGCGGGCCGCCCGACGCGCCACGCCGTCGCGTCGTCGGCGCCGTCGTCGTCCTCGATTGCCGCACCGGCGATTGTCTGGTCCTTGCGACCTCGCCGCGGTACGACGTCCGGCTCGTCGAGGCGGACTACCCGGATCTCCTGCGCGACCCCGCCGGACCGCTCCTTAACCGGGCGGCGGCGGGCCAGTATCCCCTGGGGTCCGTCTTCAAGGCCGTCACCTCCACCGCCGCACTGCACGAAGGCGTCCTCACCCCACAGACCATCCTCGTGTGCGAGGGGATCCTCGATCGCGATCACCCCGAACGCTTCCGCTGCCACATCTACCCCAGCGGCCACGGCGCGATTGAACTGAGAACCGCCATCAAGAAGTCCTGCAATGTCTTCTTCTATCAAGTGGGAATGCTTCTCGGCCGACAGGCGGGGGGCGGCAGAGACCTCGCGCTGGCGCGCGACCGGCTCATCCAGTGGGCCGGGCGGATGGGTCTCGGCCATCCTACCGGAATCGGACTGCCCGGCGAGGCGAGCGGTTCCGTCCGGGTCGGCGACGTGCGGAATCTCGCCGTCGGCCAAGGGGAACTGCTCGTGACGCCCCTCCAGGTCGCGCAGGTTTACGGCCTCGTCGCCAGCGACGGCCGGATGCCCCCGCTTCGCCTGGTCCGGGAACTGGCCCCCCCCGCCGACGCTGCACGCCCGGGCTTGAACCTGAATCCCAAGTACATGGCGGTTATCCGCGACGCCTTCGATGCGGTTGTCAACGAAGAGGGAGGCACCGGCTACGGCCGCGCGAATCTCCCGGACATCCGCATCGCCGGCAAGACCGGCACGGCCCAGGCCGGCCGCGGCGCGGACCACGCGTGGTTCGCCGGTTTCGCCCCCGCCCAGAACCCGAAGATCGCATTCGCGGTGATCGTCGAGCACGGCGGCCACGGTGGCGAAATCGCCGGGCCCATCGCCCGCGAGATCGTCAAGGCCTGCAAAACCTATGGATACCTGGACGACCGGCCGGTCGCTCCAGGACCCGAGCCCGTGCCGCCATCGCCGCCGAAAGACCCGCCGCCGAAAGCCGTCGGCTGA
- the folK gene encoding 2-amino-4-hydroxy-6-hydroxymethyldihydropteridine diphosphokinase has translation AAEIETDLAPETLLEELKRVERALGRRPGPRWGPREIDLDILLCGDTMFETGTLVIPHPRMRERRFVLEPLAEIAPDARDPVTGRTVRELFALLDRT, from the coding sequence CGCCGCCGAGATTGAAACCGATCTCGCGCCCGAAACGCTCCTGGAGGAACTGAAGCGCGTCGAACGCGCTCTCGGCCGAAGACCGGGCCCGCGATGGGGACCGCGGGAGATCGACCTCGACATTCTTCTCTGCGGCGACACAATGTTCGAAACCGGCACGCTCGTGATTCCGCACCCGCGGATGCGCGAGCGGCGGTTCGTCCTGGAGCCCCTGGCCGAAATCGCCCCGGACGCCCGCGACCCCGTGACCGGCCGAACCGTCCGGGAACTGTTCGCGCTTCTGGATCGGACCTGA